In a genomic window of Schistocerca gregaria isolate iqSchGreg1 unplaced genomic scaffold, iqSchGreg1.2 ptg000812l, whole genome shotgun sequence:
- the LOC126322480 gene encoding elongation factor Tu-like has translation MAKHKEKFVREKPHCNIGTIGHVDHGKTTLTAAITKVLAANNNMTKFMKYSDIDKHLEEQRRGITISAAHVEYYSKCRHYTHIDCPGHQNYIKNMITGATQMEGAILVVALTEGPQEQTREHVILAKEVGIPYLIVYGNKLDMLLEDDLKEFVEMEVRELVSTYSYPEDLPFICGSARKALEEEEASEIGTKSVMKLIDIVDEYVKQPERPENEPFLMSIEEVYSISGRGTVVTGKIEKGKLSIGEEVEIVGSKLFKTVCTGLEMYNKFLDVAIAGENVGALVRGLNKKDLKRGFVMCKPGTIKAYNAFTARAYFLTSKEGGRKKPFFSKYMPQFFFRTANLTGSVLLSDDNSIVMPGDTVTFEVVLLEKAAINEGLRFAMREGAVTLGAGIILKVFEK, from the coding sequence ATGGCTAAACATAAGGAGAAATTTGTAAGAGAAAAACCGCATTGTAATATAGGTACGATTGGTCATGTTGATCATGGTAAAACTACACTTACTGCTGCAATAACTAAAGTATTGGCAGCTAACAATAATATGACTAAATTTATGAAATATAGTGATATAGATAAACATTTAGAAGAGCAAAGGCGTGGTATAACTATATCAGCAGCTCATGTAGAGTATTATTCTAAATGTAGGCATTATACACACATAGATTGTCCTGGTcatcaaaattatattaaaaatatgaTTACTGGTGCTACGCAAATGGAAGGTGCTATTTTGGTTGTAGCGTTAACAGAAGGGCCACAAGAACAAACTAGAGAACACGTTATATTGGCTAAGGAAGTAGGTATTCCTTATTTGATTGTTTATGGTAATAAATTGGATATGTTGTTAGAAGACGATTTGAAGGAATTTGTAGAAATGGAGGTAAGGGAGTTAGTTAGTACATACAGTTATCCAGAAGATTTGCCTTTTATATGCGGTTCAGCTCGTAAAGCTTTAGAGGAGGAGGAAGCTTCTGAAATCGGGACAAAATCTGTTATGAAGTTGATAGATATTGTTGATGAATACGTGAAACAACCTGAGAGACCAGAAAATGAACCATTTTTAATGTCAATAGAGGAAGTTTATTCTATTTCTGGTAGAGGAACAGTTGTGACTGGTAAGATTGAGAAAGGTAAATTATCTATTGGGGAGGAAGTAGAAATAGTCGGATCTAAATTATTTAAGACTGTTTGTACTGGTTTAGAGATGTATAATAAGTTCTTGGATGTAGCTATAGCTGGTGAAAATGTAGGTGCTTTGGTGAGAGGATTAAATAAGAAAGATTTAAAAAGAGGTTTTGTGATGTGTAAACCGGGGACAATAAAAGCTTATAATGCTTTTACAGCACGAGCGTATTTTTTAACTTCTAAAGAAGGGGGTAGAAAAAAACCGTTTTTTTCTAAGTATATGCCGCAGTTTTTCTTTAGAACGGCAAATTTAACTGGATCTGTTTTATTATCTGACGATAATTCGATAGTTATGCCAGGGGATACTGTTACTTTTGAGGTAGTTTTATTAGAAAAGGCTGCTATTAATGAAGGGTTGAGGTTTGCTATGAGGGAAGGTGCAGTTACGTTAGGTGCAGGtataattttaaaagtttttgaaaaataa
- the LOC126322481 gene encoding ribosomal protein S12, mitochondrial-like → MYFLFIVCSIMLTINQLLNNFRKRKIKRNKLIALANAPQRRGVVYKLAIMSPRKPNSAKRKIAKVRVIFNKHRIFASIPGMGHNLHEYSVVMMRGGSANDLPGVNYTLIRGVLDFSYKETFSREARRSKYGVKLKDTIRYKVKISRINKS, encoded by the coding sequence atgtattttttatttattgtatgtagtattatgTTGACtattaatcaattattaaataattttcgaaaaagaaaaataaaacgtaATAAATTAATCGCTTTAGCGAATGCTCCACAACGTAGAGGGGTAGTTTATAAGTTGGCTATTATGTCTCCACGTAAACCTAATTCAGCAAAACGTAAAATTGCGAAAGTTAGGGTTATTTTTAATAAACATAGAATTTTTGCTTCTATACCTGGTATGGGTCACAATCTACACGAATATTCTGTTGTTATGATGCGTGGAGGAAGTGCTAATGATTTACCTGGAGTGAACTATACATTAATACGAGGTGTACTCGATTTTTCTTACAAGGAAACATTTTCTAGAGAGGCTCGTAGAtcaaagtatggtgttaaactaAAAGATACTATACGTTATAAGGTTAAAATATCTAGGATTAATAAAAGTTAA